Proteins from a single region of Streptomyces spectabilis:
- a CDS encoding ParA family protein: protein MSGRGQGPVGLEAVGSVAVHTFEARQSPTPSAPQSMDGQHVNAMAGDRSGDNTTPTSLADYEELPQGHFYDPDAEYEPDPEYAATLAPDAARQRRERIGPTGRPLPYFPIPGPLTDHGPAKIIAMCNQKGGVGKTTSTINLGAALAEYGRRVLLVDFDPQGALSVGLGVNPMELDLTVYNLLMERGMSADEVLLKTAVPNMDLLPSNIDLSAAEVQLVSEVARESTLQRALKPLMADYDYIVIDCQPSLGLLTVNALTAAHKVIVPLECEFFALRGVALLTETIEKVQERLNPDLELDGILATMYDSRTVHSREVLARVVEAFDDHVYHTVIGRTVRFPETTVAGEPITTYASNSVGAAAYRQLAREVLARCHAE from the coding sequence ATGTCTGGACGGGGCCAGGGTCCCGTCGGGCTCGAGGCTGTCGGCTCCGTCGCTGTCCACACCTTCGAAGCCCGCCAGAGTCCGACACCGTCAGCACCCCAGAGCATGGATGGCCAACACGTGAACGCCATGGCCGGCGACCGGAGTGGCGACAACACCACCCCTACTTCCCTCGCCGACTACGAGGAACTGCCCCAGGGTCATTTCTACGACCCCGACGCGGAGTACGAGCCCGACCCGGAGTACGCGGCCACGCTCGCCCCCGACGCCGCGCGTCAGCGCCGCGAGCGCATCGGCCCGACCGGGCGTCCGCTGCCGTACTTCCCGATCCCGGGACCCCTGACCGACCACGGCCCCGCGAAGATCATCGCGATGTGCAACCAGAAGGGCGGCGTCGGCAAGACCACGTCGACCATCAACCTGGGTGCCGCGCTCGCGGAGTACGGCCGCCGGGTCCTGCTCGTCGACTTCGACCCGCAGGGCGCGCTCTCGGTCGGCCTCGGCGTGAACCCGATGGAGCTCGACCTCACGGTCTACAACCTGCTCATGGAGCGGGGCATGTCCGCCGACGAGGTGCTCCTGAAGACCGCGGTCCCCAACATGGACCTGCTGCCCAGCAACATCGACCTCTCCGCCGCCGAGGTGCAGCTCGTCAGCGAGGTCGCGCGCGAGTCCACGCTGCAGCGCGCCCTGAAGCCGCTCATGGCCGACTACGACTACATCGTGATCGACTGTCAGCCCTCGCTCGGCCTGCTCACGGTCAACGCGCTCACCGCGGCCCACAAGGTCATCGTGCCGCTGGAGTGCGAGTTCTTCGCGCTGCGCGGTGTGGCCCTGCTCACCGAGACGATCGAGAAGGTCCAGGAGCGGCTCAACCCCGACCTGGAGCTCGACGGCATCCTCGCGACGATGTACGACTCGCGCACGGTGCACAGCCGCGAGGTGCTCGCGCGCGTGGTCGAGGCGTTCGACGACCACGTCTACCACACGGTGATCGGCCGTACGGTGCGCTTCCCGGAGACCACCGTCGCCGGTGAGCCGATCACGACGTACGCCTCGAACTCGGTCGGCGCGGCCGCCTATCGCCAGCTCGCCAGGGAGGTGCTCGCCCGGTGTCACGCCGAGTGA